In Amycolatopsis methanolica 239, a single genomic region encodes these proteins:
- a CDS encoding S9 family peptidase: MAETAPYGTWTSPISAADVAAAGGGAQWLDVVGDAVWWAEARPAEGGRLTLVRAGQDGAEEMLPPPWNARNRVHEYGGRPWLVIGRTLYFTHWDDQRVYGRDLDSGEVVPVTPEPHVTQGVRYGDLRPGPDGAVWAVRETSTGPRRTDVRRDLVSITGREVVPLAATHHFLTAPQLSPDGRLAAWLGWEHPHMPWDATELCVAEVRPGGFGPHRVLAGGPGVSVCQVEWAGDGTLLALMDPDGWWNLHRIGLDGTAAALVPGERELGGPLWKIGSNWFVPLGDGRHAVLDSGRLAVLDENSGTVTPVAEHLTSWAATLARHGTGVAGIAAGPRHESAVVHVDLGSGAVTELTPPARPLPPAEYLPVPQERMFPGPDGVEIPAYVYPPANPGFTGPEGERPPYLVHVHGGPTGRVSGDLALDFAYFTSRGIGIVAVNYGGSVGYGRAYRERLREQWGVVDVRDCAAVAEALAAEGAADPARLAIRGGSAGGYTSAASMTSVTTYRAATIKYPILDLAEWTGDGGETHDFESQYVLGLVGPLPETRERYVERSPLRHAARLAGPVLLLQGLDDQICPPEQADRFVAALTGSGIPHAYLTFEGEQHGFRRAETMIAALEAELSFYGQVFGFATPGVPKLELRS; this comes from the coding sequence GTGGCTGAAACCGCGCCGTACGGCACCTGGACCTCCCCCATCTCCGCCGCCGACGTCGCCGCCGCGGGCGGTGGCGCGCAGTGGCTCGACGTCGTGGGCGACGCCGTCTGGTGGGCCGAGGCCCGGCCCGCCGAAGGCGGCAGGCTGACGCTGGTCCGTGCTGGTCAGGACGGTGCGGAGGAGATGCTGCCGCCGCCGTGGAACGCCCGGAACCGGGTGCATGAGTACGGCGGCCGGCCGTGGCTGGTGATCGGCCGGACCCTCTACTTCACCCACTGGGACGACCAGCGGGTGTACGGGCGCGACCTGGACAGCGGCGAGGTGGTTCCGGTCACACCGGAGCCGCACGTGACGCAGGGCGTCCGGTACGGCGACCTCCGGCCCGGACCGGACGGCGCGGTGTGGGCGGTGCGGGAGACGAGCACCGGGCCGCGACGCACCGACGTCCGGCGCGACCTGGTGTCGATCACCGGTCGCGAGGTGGTGCCGCTGGCGGCGACCCACCACTTCCTGACCGCGCCGCAACTGTCGCCGGACGGCCGGCTCGCGGCGTGGCTGGGCTGGGAGCACCCGCACATGCCGTGGGATGCCACCGAACTGTGCGTGGCCGAGGTGCGGCCCGGCGGGTTCGGCCCGCACCGGGTCCTCGCCGGCGGCCCCGGCGTGTCGGTCTGCCAGGTGGAGTGGGCCGGGGACGGCACTCTGCTGGCGCTGATGGACCCGGACGGCTGGTGGAACCTGCACCGGATCGGGCTCGACGGGACGGCCGCCGCGCTCGTCCCCGGCGAGCGGGAACTGGGCGGGCCGCTGTGGAAGATCGGGTCGAACTGGTTCGTGCCGCTGGGCGACGGCAGGCACGCCGTGCTCGACTCCGGCCGCCTGGCCGTGCTGGACGAGAACAGCGGAACGGTCACGCCCGTCGCGGAGCACCTGACGAGCTGGGCGGCGACCCTGGCGCGGCACGGGACCGGGGTCGCGGGCATCGCCGCCGGACCGCGACACGAGAGCGCCGTCGTGCACGTCGACCTCGGCAGCGGCGCGGTGACCGAGCTGACCCCGCCCGCGCGCCCGCTGCCGCCCGCGGAGTACCTGCCGGTGCCGCAGGAACGGATGTTCCCCGGCCCGGACGGCGTCGAGATCCCGGCCTACGTCTACCCGCCGGCCAACCCCGGGTTCACCGGGCCCGAGGGCGAGCGCCCGCCCTACCTGGTGCACGTCCACGGGGGTCCCACCGGGCGCGTGTCCGGCGACCTCGCCCTGGACTTCGCCTACTTCACCAGCCGCGGCATCGGGATCGTCGCGGTCAACTACGGCGGCTCGGTCGGCTACGGGCGCGCCTACCGGGAACGGCTGCGGGAACAGTGGGGCGTGGTCGACGTGCGGGACTGCGCCGCGGTGGCCGAAGCGCTCGCGGCCGAAGGCGCCGCCGACCCGGCGCGGCTCGCGATCCGCGGCGGCAGCGCGGGCGGCTACACGTCGGCGGCGTCCATGACGAGCGTGACCACCTACCGCGCGGCGACGATCAAGTACCCGATCCTCGACCTGGCCGAGTGGACCGGCGACGGCGGCGAGACCCACGACTTCGAGTCCCAGTACGTGCTCGGGCTCGTCGGGCCGCTGCCGGAGACGCGGGAGCGCTACGTGGAGCGGTCGCCGCTGCGGCACGCCGCCCGGCTGGCCGGGCCGGTGCTGCTCCTGCAGGGGCTCGACGACCAGATCTGCCCGCCCGAGCAGGCCGACCGGTTCGTCGCGGCGCTGACCGGCAGCGGCATCCCGCACGCCTACCTGACGTTCGAGGGCGAGCAGCACGGGTTCCGGCGTGCGGAGACCATGATCGCGGCGCTGGAGGCCGAGCTGTCGTTCTACGGGCAGGTGTTCGGGTTCGCCACGCCCGGGGTGCCGAAGCTGGAGCTGCGCTCGTGA
- a CDS encoding DUF3090 domain-containing protein codes for MARVIHVFRQPDRFVAGTVGEPGDRTFYLQATEDVRTVSVTIEKQQVQVLAERLASLLEEIVARFGAEVPETVPDDLVDVDPLEVPVEEEFRVGTMGLGWDAETSAVVIELLAMTEGEVDETVVLDDTEEGPDAVRVFLSPAAARAFAERADRVVRAGRKPCPLCGEPLDPEGHICPRQNGYRRNTDLADES; via the coding sequence ATGGCTCGTGTAATCCACGTCTTCCGCCAGCCTGACCGGTTCGTCGCAGGGACCGTCGGGGAACCGGGCGACCGCACTTTCTACCTGCAGGCCACCGAGGACGTCCGAACGGTGAGCGTGACGATCGAGAAGCAGCAGGTGCAGGTGCTCGCCGAGCGCCTGGCCTCGCTGCTGGAGGAGATCGTCGCGCGGTTCGGCGCCGAGGTGCCCGAAACCGTGCCCGACGACCTCGTCGATGTCGACCCGCTCGAGGTCCCGGTCGAGGAGGAGTTCCGGGTCGGCACGATGGGCCTGGGCTGGGACGCCGAGACCAGCGCGGTCGTGATCGAGCTGCTCGCGATGACCGAGGGCGAGGTCGACGAGACCGTCGTGCTCGACGACACCGAGGAGGGCCCGGACGCGGTGCGCGTGTTCCTCAGCCCTGCCGCGGCGCGGGCGTTCGCCGAGCGCGCCGACCGGGTCGTGCGCGCCGGGCGCAAGCCGTGCCCGCTGTGCGGCGAGCCGCTGGACCCGGAGGGCCACATCTGCCCGCGGCAGAACGGCTACCGGCGCAACACCGACCTGGCCGACGAGAGCTAG
- a CDS encoding SCO1664 family protein, with protein MAPPVGPADPHARELLTRGRLTVEGRLVDASNVTLFCSVELDGLSAQAVYKPVSGERPLWDFPDGTLAGREVATALLSEAAGLGRVPPTVLRDGPFGEGMVQLWVETGDEELIAVRSPKDVPDDWKIVLHAHDRAGEPAVLAHADHPGMRDLAVLDIIANNTDRKGGHVLVGTDGTVYGVDHGICLHAEPKLRTVLWGWVGDPLPAETLEKLRALPEKIRGDLGEQLAPHLTKLEISAIAERAEMLVATGVFPEPGDDWRAIPWPLF; from the coding sequence GTGGCCCCACCGGTCGGTCCAGCCGATCCGCACGCCAGGGAGTTGCTCACGCGCGGCCGCCTGACGGTCGAAGGCCGCCTGGTCGACGCCTCGAACGTCACGCTGTTCTGCTCGGTCGAGCTGGACGGGCTGTCGGCGCAGGCGGTGTACAAACCGGTGTCGGGCGAGCGGCCGCTGTGGGACTTCCCGGACGGCACGCTCGCCGGGCGCGAGGTCGCCACCGCGCTGCTGTCCGAGGCCGCCGGGCTGGGCCGGGTACCGCCGACGGTGCTGCGGGACGGCCCGTTCGGCGAAGGCATGGTGCAGCTGTGGGTGGAGACCGGCGACGAGGAGCTGATCGCCGTCCGGTCGCCGAAGGACGTGCCGGACGACTGGAAAATCGTGCTGCACGCCCACGACCGGGCCGGTGAGCCCGCGGTGCTCGCGCACGCCGACCACCCGGGCATGCGGGACCTCGCGGTCCTGGACATCATCGCCAACAACACCGACCGCAAGGGCGGGCACGTGCTGGTCGGAACCGACGGCACGGTGTACGGCGTCGACCACGGCATCTGCCTGCACGCCGAGCCGAAGCTGCGCACGGTGCTGTGGGGCTGGGTGGGCGACCCGCTGCCCGCCGAGACGCTGGAGAAGCTGCGCGCGCTGCCGGAGAAGATCCGCGGCGACCTGGGCGAGCAGCTCGCACCGCACCTGACGAAGCTGGAGATCAGCGCCATCGCCGAGCGCGCGGAGATGCTGGTGGCCACCGGCGTGTTCCCCGAACCCGGCGACGACTGGCGCGCCATCCCCTGGCCGTTGTTCTGA
- a CDS encoding RNA polymerase sigma factor — protein MTAGTDLGEVLDDATLVARARDGDVRAYEQLVRRYQGPMYRLALRMLAAAGDAEDVVQEVFLTVWRRLEQLQDDGAFVGWLYRSTTNRCLNVIRARRPVTDVDPDDTETPRGDTRPERAAEVSAQMAALTTALAGLTPEQRACWLLREVHGRSYEEIAEAVSASPTAVRGRIARARAQLAEVMRPWR, from the coding sequence GTGACGGCCGGGACCGACCTCGGCGAGGTCCTGGACGACGCGACGCTGGTCGCGCGGGCGCGAGACGGCGACGTGCGCGCCTACGAGCAGCTGGTGCGCCGCTACCAGGGCCCGATGTACCGGCTCGCGCTGCGCATGCTCGCCGCCGCCGGTGACGCCGAAGACGTGGTGCAGGAGGTGTTCCTGACCGTGTGGCGCCGCCTGGAGCAGCTCCAGGACGACGGCGCCTTCGTCGGCTGGCTGTACCGGTCGACCACGAACCGCTGCCTCAACGTGATCCGCGCCCGCCGCCCGGTCACCGACGTCGACCCGGACGACACGGAAACCCCGCGTGGCGACACCCGGCCCGAGCGTGCCGCCGAGGTGAGCGCCCAGATGGCGGCCCTGACCACGGCGCTGGCCGGGCTGACCCCGGAGCAGCGGGCCTGCTGGCTGCTGCGCGAGGTGCACGGCCGGTCCTACGAGGAGATCGCGGAGGCCGTGTCGGCCTCGCCCACCGCGGTCCGCGGGCGCATCGCGCGGGCCCGCGCGCAACTGGCGGAGGTGATGCGGCCATGGCGCTAG
- a CDS encoding Asp23/Gls24 family envelope stress response protein, translating to MHVEWHVEDAVVASVAAAAARAVPGVARLEPGMAGLVRGWGRSRWQQVKGLAPAPADGVGVRRAGHDVEVWVGIATRAGAQAAAVARAVQREVRARLALDTGVEPGRVSVTVLDVVR from the coding sequence GTGCACGTCGAGTGGCATGTGGAGGACGCCGTGGTGGCGTCGGTGGCCGCGGCCGCCGCCAGGGCGGTGCCGGGTGTGGCCCGGCTCGAACCGGGGATGGCCGGGCTGGTGCGCGGCTGGGGCCGGTCCCGGTGGCAGCAGGTCAAGGGGCTCGCCCCGGCGCCCGCGGACGGTGTCGGCGTGCGGCGCGCCGGGCACGACGTGGAGGTGTGGGTCGGCATCGCCACCCGCGCCGGCGCGCAGGCCGCCGCCGTCGCCAGGGCCGTGCAGCGCGAGGTGCGCGCCCGGCTGGCCCTGGACACCGGCGTTGAACCCGGCCGCGTGTCGGTGACCGTGCTGGACGTGGTCCGATGA
- a CDS encoding Asp23/Gls24 family envelope stress response protein, producing the protein MMSTGTEEKATAVSKPATSSLVTSQGTTTIASTVVQKIAGLAAREIPGVYDLGGGAARAFNALRERIPGASGSVGQGVSVEVGEKQAAVDLQIVVEYGVSIADLAQAVRANAIGAIEQMTGLEVVEVNITVNDVHLPDDDEPQGGAPARVQ; encoded by the coding sequence ATGATGAGCACCGGAACCGAGGAGAAGGCCACCGCGGTGAGCAAGCCGGCGACGAGCTCGCTGGTGACCAGCCAGGGCACCACCACGATCGCGAGCACGGTGGTGCAGAAGATCGCCGGGCTGGCGGCCCGGGAGATCCCGGGGGTGTACGACCTGGGCGGCGGCGCGGCGCGGGCGTTCAACGCGCTGCGCGAGCGCATCCCGGGCGCCAGCGGCAGCGTCGGCCAGGGCGTGTCGGTGGAGGTCGGGGAGAAGCAGGCCGCGGTGGACCTGCAGATCGTGGTCGAGTACGGGGTGTCCATCGCCGACCTGGCGCAGGCGGTGCGGGCCAACGCGATCGGCGCGATCGAGCAGATGACCGGGCTGGAGGTCGTCGAGGTCAACATCACCGTCAACGACGTGCACCTGCCCGACGACGACGAGCCGCAGGGCGGCGCGCCCGCGCGGGTGCAGTGA
- a CDS encoding Asp23/Gls24 family envelope stress response protein produces the protein MTVEAPQRRGTTVVADRAVQRIAEQVITGLDGVGGAARRVLGVAVGSGDPEQPANVTARVRDGRVSLAVELSVGYPAPVAHTTRAARERLAREVGELTGLVVERVDITVTALHSDRSRERSLA, from the coding sequence GTGACCGTCGAAGCGCCGCAGCGGCGCGGCACCACGGTCGTGGCCGACCGGGCGGTGCAGCGCATCGCGGAACAGGTGATCACCGGGCTGGACGGGGTCGGCGGCGCGGCCCGCCGGGTGCTCGGCGTCGCCGTGGGCAGCGGTGATCCGGAGCAGCCGGCCAACGTGACCGCCCGGGTACGGGACGGCCGGGTCAGCCTGGCCGTCGAGCTGTCGGTCGGCTACCCGGCGCCGGTCGCCCACACGACGCGGGCGGCGCGGGAACGACTGGCGCGTGAGGTCGGCGAGCTGACCGGGCTGGTCGTGGAGCGGGTGGACATCACGGTGACCGCGCTGCACAGCGACCGGTCACGGGAAAGGAGCCTGGCATGA
- a CDS encoding DUF6286 domain-containing protein, translated as MIRRSRRSLPASLVALAGVVACALVATSAVQLLLGERPALDYDAVAARLHATRWEALPVAIGGGVLAALGLLVLLAAVLPGRALVLPLSGGSSAPVKAGASRRSITGSLRSAAESADGVESAKVRLRRRSVTAKVRGSRLAADDVASQVRQAVEDQLDRIGPARRPRVKVHVRRTP; from the coding sequence ATGATCCGCCGGTCCCGGCGCAGCCTGCCGGCCTCGCTGGTGGCACTGGCCGGGGTGGTCGCGTGCGCGCTGGTGGCGACCAGCGCGGTGCAGCTGCTGCTGGGCGAGCGGCCGGCGCTGGACTACGACGCTGTCGCGGCCCGGCTGCACGCCACGCGCTGGGAAGCGCTTCCCGTGGCGATCGGCGGCGGCGTGCTCGCCGCGCTGGGCCTGCTGGTGCTGCTGGCGGCGGTGCTGCCCGGCCGTGCGCTCGTACTGCCCCTGTCGGGGGGAAGCAGTGCGCCGGTCAAGGCCGGGGCGAGCCGCCGCAGCATCACCGGCAGCCTGCGGTCGGCGGCCGAGTCCGCCGACGGGGTGGAGTCGGCGAAGGTGCGGCTGCGGCGGCGCAGCGTGACCGCGAAGGTGCGGGGCAGCCGGCTGGCCGCCGACGACGTGGCGAGCCAGGTGCGGCAGGCGGTCGAGGACCAGCTGGACCGCATCGGCCCGGCGCGGCGGCCACGGGTGAAGGTGCACGTGCGGAGGACGCCATGA
- a CDS encoding alkaline shock response membrane anchor protein AmaP → MTNLNRPARLNRTLLALIGLALVAAGGFALATSLGWLALLDRTAPLAPGDDRPPTWVLYVTVVVAVALGLLFLRWLAAQAMRRPKTRTWRLEDDPSHGVTKLSAVAAVAPFESEIAAYPQVRSADATLSGPQDRPTLLVTVTAEPGTDLTALREHIVDDGVARLKQALDLAELPSVIEFRIAAEAAVRVI, encoded by the coding sequence ATGACCAACCTGAACCGTCCTGCCCGGCTCAACCGGACGCTGCTCGCGTTGATCGGGCTCGCCCTGGTCGCCGCGGGCGGGTTCGCGCTGGCCACCTCGCTCGGCTGGCTGGCCCTCCTGGACCGGACCGCGCCGTTGGCGCCCGGGGACGACCGGCCGCCGACGTGGGTGTTGTACGTGACCGTGGTGGTGGCCGTCGCGCTGGGGCTGCTGTTCCTGCGGTGGCTGGCCGCGCAGGCGATGCGGCGGCCGAAGACGCGGACCTGGCGGCTGGAGGACGATCCGTCCCACGGCGTCACGAAGCTGTCCGCGGTCGCGGCGGTCGCGCCGTTCGAGTCGGAGATCGCGGCCTACCCGCAGGTGCGCTCGGCGGACGCGACGCTGTCCGGCCCGCAGGACCGGCCGACGCTGCTGGTGACGGTGACCGCCGAACCGGGCACCGACCTGACCGCGCTGCGGGAGCACATCGTCGACGACGGCGTGGCCCGGCTGAAGCAGGCGCTGGACCTGGCGGAGCTGCCGTCGGTGATCGAGTTCCGCATCGCCGCGGAGGCGGCCGTCCGCGTCATCTAG
- a CDS encoding winged helix-turn-helix transcriptional regulator, whose translation MAADTASPVTEACPIVEVLDHVAGKWAVGILVTAAHGPVRFTELEREVEGISRRMLTLTLRKLERDGLLVRTVYPTVPPRVEYTLTDMARELHQTLVGLTSWAEKHRGEIAAARRAYDEQQTAATV comes from the coding sequence ATGGCTGCTGACACCGCTTCGCCGGTCACCGAGGCTTGCCCCATCGTCGAGGTGCTCGACCACGTCGCTGGCAAGTGGGCGGTCGGCATCCTGGTCACCGCCGCGCACGGCCCGGTCCGCTTCACCGAGCTGGAGCGGGAGGTGGAGGGCATCAGCCGCCGCATGCTGACGCTGACGCTGCGCAAACTGGAGCGCGACGGCCTGCTGGTGCGGACCGTGTACCCGACGGTGCCGCCGCGCGTGGAGTACACGCTCACCGACATGGCGCGCGAGCTGCACCAGACGCTGGTCGGGCTGACGTCCTGGGCGGAGAAGCACCGGGGCGAGATCGCCGCGGCCCGCCGCGCCTACGACGAGCAGCAGACCGCGGCGACGGTCTAG
- a CDS encoding MFS transporter, with translation MNVALPAIRDDLGFTPSNLSWVVNAYLIPFGGLLLLAGRLGDLAGRRRVFLAGMAVFTLASLLAGLAWNPEILMAARFLQGAGGAASTAVALGMVVRLFPEPAERAKALGTFSFRQAAGSSIGSIAGGLLTQALSWHWIFLINLPISLVAGAGALRVLENDRGLGPRAGADWLGAALVTAALMFGVYTIVEVESHGWASAHTIGFGALSLVLPAAFGVRQSRARDPLLPLRIFASRGLAGANLTMALLVSAMFGFQFLVVLHLRQVLGLGAQATGLAMVPIAAAIALVSLVISPRLSTRFGDYRVLLAGLVVIGGGLAWLAPVRADGGYATDVLGPTVAMGIGFGLAMPALMGVGMRDAAAEDTGLASGLFNTTQQVAGALGLSVLAVLAATRTGSLTGVRTEEALTAGYHLAFWVGTGLVAAALAVAALMLRPGVAARRTGEPGATVPDRALPQL, from the coding sequence GTGAACGTCGCCCTGCCCGCGATCCGCGACGACCTCGGCTTTACGCCGTCCAACCTGTCCTGGGTCGTCAACGCCTACCTGATCCCGTTCGGCGGGCTGCTGCTGCTCGCCGGCCGTCTCGGCGACCTGGCCGGCCGCCGCCGCGTATTTCTCGCCGGGATGGCCGTGTTCACGTTGGCCTCGCTGCTCGCCGGGCTCGCCTGGAACCCGGAAATCCTGATGGCCGCGCGGTTCCTGCAGGGCGCGGGCGGCGCCGCCTCGACCGCGGTCGCGCTCGGCATGGTCGTCCGGCTGTTCCCGGAGCCGGCTGAACGCGCGAAGGCGCTGGGCACGTTCAGCTTCAGGCAGGCCGCGGGCAGCTCGATCGGCAGCATCGCCGGTGGCCTGCTGACCCAGGCGCTGAGCTGGCACTGGATCTTCCTCATCAACCTGCCGATCAGCCTGGTCGCCGGCGCGGGCGCACTGCGGGTGCTGGAGAACGACCGCGGGCTCGGGCCGCGGGCCGGCGCCGACTGGCTCGGCGCGGCGCTGGTGACCGCCGCGCTGATGTTCGGCGTCTACACCATCGTCGAGGTCGAGTCCCACGGCTGGGCCTCGGCGCACACGATCGGCTTCGGCGCGCTGTCCCTGGTGCTGCCGGCCGCGTTCGGCGTGCGCCAGTCCCGGGCCCGCGACCCGCTGCTGCCGCTGCGGATCTTCGCCTCGCGCGGACTGGCCGGGGCGAACCTGACGATGGCGCTGCTGGTGTCGGCGATGTTCGGGTTCCAGTTCCTCGTCGTGCTCCACCTGCGGCAGGTGCTGGGGCTGGGCGCACAGGCGACCGGGCTGGCGATGGTGCCGATCGCCGCGGCGATCGCGCTGGTGTCGCTGGTCATCTCGCCGCGGCTGTCCACCCGCTTCGGCGACTACCGGGTGCTGCTCGCCGGGCTGGTGGTGATCGGCGGCGGGCTCGCCTGGCTGGCCCCGGTGCGCGCGGACGGCGGCTACGCGACCGACGTGCTCGGGCCGACCGTGGCGATGGGCATCGGGTTCGGCCTGGCCATGCCCGCGCTGATGGGAGTGGGCATGCGCGATGCCGCCGCCGAGGACACTGGACTCGCCTCCGGGCTGTTCAACACCACGCAGCAGGTGGCGGGCGCGTTGGGGCTGTCGGTGCTGGCGGTGCTCGCCGCGACCCGCACCGGGTCGCTGACCGGGGTGCGGACCGAGGAGGCGCTCACTGCCGGCTACCACCTCGCCTTCTGGGTGGGCACCGGTCTCGTGGCCGCCGCCCTGGCTGTGGCCGCGCTGATGCTGCGCCCCGGCGTGGCGGCGCGACGAACGGGCGAACCCGGCGCTACCGTCCCGGATCGTGCGCTCCCACAGCTATGA
- a CDS encoding DUF3097 domain-containing protein, with translation MRSHSYDDILAGPRRRKIPEVVAERGLVVEEPGSGFCGAVVRFEQGNVVLEDRHGRHRVFPLEPAGFLLEGKPVTLVRPKAAPPSPASARSASGSVKVQGLRARTARDSRIWVEGKHDAELVERVWGHDLRVEGVVVEPLDGVDVLAEAIEEFGTGPGRRLGVLVDHLVPGSKESRLVDAIRDENVLVTGHPYVDVWQAVKPSAVGIRAWPAVPRGTPWKEGVCAALGWGETYEGWQRVLAAVSSFRDLETPLIGAVERLIDFVTDPEG, from the coding sequence GTGCGCTCCCACAGCTATGACGACATCCTCGCCGGCCCGCGCAGACGCAAGATCCCCGAGGTCGTGGCGGAGCGCGGGCTGGTGGTCGAGGAACCGGGAAGCGGTTTCTGCGGCGCGGTGGTCCGGTTCGAGCAGGGCAACGTGGTGCTGGAGGACCGCCACGGCCGCCACCGCGTGTTCCCGCTGGAGCCCGCCGGGTTCCTGCTCGAGGGCAAGCCGGTGACGCTGGTACGGCCGAAGGCCGCGCCGCCGTCCCCGGCTTCGGCGCGTTCGGCGTCCGGGTCGGTGAAGGTGCAGGGGCTGCGGGCCCGCACCGCGCGTGACTCGCGCATCTGGGTCGAGGGCAAGCACGACGCCGAACTGGTGGAACGCGTGTGGGGGCACGACCTGCGCGTCGAGGGCGTCGTCGTGGAACCGCTCGACGGCGTGGACGTGCTGGCCGAGGCGATCGAGGAGTTCGGCACCGGCCCCGGCAGGCGGCTGGGCGTCCTGGTCGACCACCTGGTGCCGGGCAGCAAGGAATCCCGCCTGGTGGACGCGATCCGCGACGAGAACGTGCTGGTCACCGGCCACCCCTACGTCGACGTGTGGCAGGCGGTGAAACCGTCCGCGGTCGGCATCCGGGCGTGGCCGGCGGTGCCGCGCGGCACGCCGTGGAAGGAGGGCGTGTGCGCGGCGCTGGGCTGGGGCGAGACCTACGAGGGCTGGCAGCGGGTGCTGGCCGCGGTGAGCAGCTTCCGCGACCTGGAGACGCCGCTGATCGGCGCCGTCGAGCGGCTGATCGACTTCGTGACCGACCCGGAAGGCTGA
- a CDS encoding NfeD family protein gives MTPALVWLIVAIVLMAAEVLSGDFFLLMLGLGALFGAGAALITGNIVVDAVVFAIASGALIFLARPALKRRFLTGTGHRTNTEALIGARAVVVSVVDGHSGRVKLAGDVWSARSIADGQRIEPGTTVTVVEIAGATAVVAPEP, from the coding sequence ATGACACCGGCGCTCGTCTGGCTGATCGTCGCCATCGTCCTGATGGCCGCCGAAGTGCTGTCCGGCGACTTCTTCCTGCTGATGCTCGGCCTCGGCGCGTTGTTCGGGGCCGGCGCGGCCCTGATCACCGGCAACATCGTCGTCGACGCGGTGGTGTTCGCGATCGCGTCCGGCGCGTTGATCTTCCTGGCCCGGCCCGCGCTCAAGCGCCGGTTCCTCACCGGGACGGGTCACCGCACCAACACCGAGGCCCTGATCGGCGCCAGGGCCGTGGTCGTGTCCGTTGTGGACGGCCACTCCGGGCGTGTCAAGCTGGCCGGCGACGTGTGGTCCGCACGGTCCATCGCCGACGGTCAGCGAATTGAACCCGGCACGACCGTGACCGTGGTAGAGATAGCGGGCGCCACGGCCGTGGTGGCGCCCGAGCCGTAA